From Parasteatoda tepidariorum isolate YZ-2023 chromosome 1, CAS_Ptep_4.0, whole genome shotgun sequence, one genomic window encodes:
- the LOC107454799 gene encoding unextended protein-like, translating to MCCMFVLCTKRIGTLALILILINPCFTVSSDTSFSDTKSLNPAFRNSNSTGIYGLNLTNIDAKYNLFIDLIERNFSILNTDITILKETLIHHHRHDSAIFVDLNESLYPSSSSPRKICVQQRSARYSHVDPRDGGVTIVSQCEKPPTISGIRAHGDRVHNDDDGIVSIPTNVKVKLFLFGTHFNVDSDIAFIDESLPRGSKCDNFPLIKVISLSQGNVLSDKVIQFDISLPPLDGNRLYYICVKDKRGSIPSWLHQGRELQLALRPVGRILPIGLQSVILCFLLILSGLFSGLNLGLMSLECTELLVLEKCGTESEKKHARKIYPVRKQSNYLLCSLLLGNVLVNNTLTILLDDLTSGIIAVIVSTFGIVIFGEIIPQAICSRHGLAIGAKTLWVTKVFMVLTFPLSFPISKILDCVLGEEIRNVYNRKRLMEFIRVTKDFNDLHNEEVDIISGALELTKKTVADVMTKINDVFMVPYSAVLDFETVSEIIKQGYSRIPVFDGDRNNIVALLNIKDLAFVDPDTETQLKTLCEFYNHPINFVFEDTTLDVMLNEFKKGRSHMAFVRRVNNEADGDPFYELTGIVTLEDVIEEIIQSEIIDETDVLTDNRRKRVRKESQIKQDFSDFARLGIGDKKSTAISPQLALATYQFLSTSVDPFKSNYISESVLKKLMSQDVYFKAKSGKEDLLSPSNVLFQNGKPADYFVLILEGRCIVTVGFENLVFETGPFSSFGLPSIMMNNFEISTTSNINSPENSPFKVFVPDYTVVAAGETIYMKVHCAVYLSAVRATLLEKQQKQDSDSREDSKAESGRNSRQSSKDLHEHFLDQL from the coding sequence ATGTGCTGTATGTTTGTGTTGTGTACGAAAAGAATAGGAACGTTAGCTTTAATTCTTATTCTTATCAATCCCTGTTTCACCGTCTCGTCTGATACTTCATTCAGCGACACTAAATCATTGAATCCTGCTTTTAGAAACAGTAATTCCACCGGCATCTACGGACTGAACTTAACGAACATCGACGCCAAGTACAACTTGTTTATTGATTTGATCGAAAGAAACTTCAGCATTCTGAACACTGACATTACGATTCTCAAAGAGACTTTGATTCATCATCACAGGCATGATTCGGCGATTTTTGTCGATCTTAACGAATCTCTCTACCCATCGTCGAGCTCACCCCGGAAGATTTGTGTCCAGCAGAGAAGTGCTCGCTACAGTCATGTCGATCCCAGAGACGGCGGCGTTACTATCGTAAGCCAGTGCGAAAAGCCGCCGACGATCTCCGGTATTCGCGCCCACGGAGATCGCGTTCACAATGACGACGATGGAATCGTCAGTATTCCAACCAACGttaaagtaaaactatttttattcggAACACATTTTAACGTTGATTCGGATATCGCTTTTATTGATGAGAGTTTGCCTAGAGGTAGTAAATGTGACAATTTTCCGTTGATCAAGGTGATATCTTTGTCACAGGGAAATGTACTATCTGATAAAGTTATACAATTTGACATTTCATTACCACCTCTGGATGGTAACAGACTTTATTACATTTGCGTGAAAGATAAAAGGGGGTCGATCCCTAGTTGGTTACATCAAGGTCGGGAATTACAATTAGCTTTGAGACCAGTGGGACGTATTTTACCTATAGGACTCCAATCAGTGATTTTATGCTTCCTTCTAATTTTATCTGGATTGTTTAGCGGTTTGAATCTTGGATTAATGTCTTTAGAATGCACCGAATTACTGGTCCTTGAAAAATGTGGTACCGAATCTGAGAAAAAGCATGCCAGAAAGATATATCCAGTGCGaaaacaaagtaattatttGCTTTGTTCACTTCTTTTGGGAAATGTTTTGGTGAACAATACTCTAACTATATTATTAGACGATTTGACATCGGGGATAATCGCTGTCATCGTGTCAACTTTTGGTATAGTTATTTTCGGGGAGATAATACCGCAAGCTATTTGTTCTCGACATGGCCTGGCTATTGGTGCAAAGACTTTGTGGGTGACAAAGGTATTTATGGTTCTAACGTTTCCACTCTCCTTTCCAATCAGCAAAATATTGGATTGTGTACTGGGTGAAGAGATTCGCAATGTGTATAACAGAAAGAGATTAATGGAATTCATCCGGGTCACCAAAGATTTCAATGATTTGCATAACGAGGAAGTGGATATCATATCTGGTGCTTTAGAACTGACAAAAAAGACTGTTGCTGATGTCATGACGAAAATAAATGACGTTTTCATGGTACCCTACAGCGCCGTCTTAGACTTTGAAACAGTATCTGAGATTATTAAACAAGGATATTCCAGAATCCCTGTGTTCGACGGTGACCGAAATAACATTGTGGCTCTGTTGAATATTAAGGATTTGGCATTTGTTGATCCAGATACTGAGACTCAACTGAAAACTTTATGTGAGTTTTATAACCATCCCATTAATTTCGTGTTTGAGGATACCACACTGGACGTCATGCTGAATGAGTTTAAGAAGGGACGGTCCCATATGGCTTTTGTTCGACGCGTCAATAACGAAGCGGATGGCGACCCATTCTATGAATTGACTGGTATCGTCACGTTAGAAGATGTGATTGAGGAGATAATACAATCAGAAATCATCGACGAAACTGATGTTCTCACAGATAACAGGAGAAAAAGAGTCAGGAAGGAGTCTCAGATCAAACAGGACTTTTCCGATTTTGCTAGGTTGGGAATTGGCGACAAAAAATCAACAGCTATATCACCTCAACTTGCGCTGGCAACTTATCAGTTCTTATCAACTTCAGTTGATCCCTTCAAAAGCAACTACATATCAGAATCGGTTTTAAAGAAGTTAATGTCCCAAGATGTGTACTTCAAGGCCAAATCAGGAAAGGAAGATTTACTTTCTCCATCGAACGTATTATTCCAGAATGGAAAGCCTGCAGATTATTTTGTTCTCATATTGGAAGGGCGCTGCATCGTCACAGTGGGATTTGAGAATCTGGTGTTCGAGACCGGACCTTTCAGTTCTTTTGGTCTTCCTTCAATTATGATGAACAATTTCGAAATATCGACTACCAGTAACATTAATAGTCCCGAGAACTCGCCTTTTAAAGTCTTTGTTCCAGACTATACCGTTGTTGCGGCTGGTGAGACTATTTACATGAAAGTACACTGTGCTGTTTACTTGTCTGCAGTGAGAGCAACTCTGCTGGAAAAACAACAAAAGCAAGATTCGGATTCGAGGGAGGATTCGAAAGCTGAGTCAGGTAGGAATTCAAGGCAGTCTTCCAAAGACTTACATGAACATTTTTTAGATCaattatag